TTTCAATCTCTTTCAACGCTCTATCGAAATCGTCCATGATTGGTAGTAATGCCACGATTACGTCCTGTCCGGCAGTCTTAAATAATTCGATGCGCTCGCGACCGGTACGCTTTTTATAGTTTTCAAATTCGGCAAACAAACGCAAGTAGCGATCCTTTTCTCCTTCCAACTCCATTTGCAATTGCTTTACCGGATCTACTTTTTCCTTTTTAGATTTTATATCTGATGTTGCCTGCTCCTTTGTCTGAACTTTTTCTTCTACAGCAACTTCCTTATTTTTATCTTTTCTGCTCATAAATGAGATTCTTTTCTGTTTAATTCTGTGGGGAGCAAAAGTACTGCCATTTCTTATAAAATGTCAAAATGTCACAGTATTATTTAGTATATAATTAAGATAGATTGGTAAATGGTATAGGTACTTTTGCCTCTTTAACCATATAACGTAATTAAAAATGAAAAAAATTGTTTTGAAAAGTATATTGACGGCATTTGTATTTATCGCATTTGTTGCATGTAAAGAAAAAGGAAATGATGCCATGGCGGGTGCTGCACAAGAAGTTGCCGAAGCAACGGCCGAGGCTGTAAATTATAGTGTTAATCTTGAAGATTCTCAAATAACCTGGAAAGGTGAAAAGCCAACCGGAACACATCACGGTACCGTTCAACTTGCATCGGGAACCCTTGCAGTGAAAGAAGGAAATGTAGAAGCCGGAACTTTTATAATCAATATGAACACCATTACAGATCTTGATTTGGATGGGAAGTCGAAAGAAAGCTTAGAAGCACACTTAAAAGGAACTGTTGCCGGTAAAGAGGGTGACTTCTTTAATGTAAATCAGTATCCAACTGCCACTTTCGAAATGACAGGAACATCCGAAAAAGAAGGAAAAACATACGTGAGTGGTAATCTTACTATCAAAGATAAAACTCACGCTATCGAATTTCCTGCTACAATTTCAAGCGATGGTACAATGGTAAAACTTATCAGCGAGCCATTTGTAATTGACAGAACCAAATGGGATGTAAATTTTGGATCTAAATCGGTATTTGATAATTTAGGAGATAAATTTATTAACGATGATGTTGAAATCACCATTCGTTTGGTCGCTTCAAAATAAAATTGCTTAATCTATTTAAAAAGTATGGGGCGGCCGTTGGCCGCCCCATACTTTTTTACAACAAATCTTCTAATGCAGTTTCTATTTTGGCATGGCGAAAGATATACCGGTTTTCTTCTATCTTATGCGAACTTACCAGTTGCCCGTCCAATACCAAAGTTGCCATTTCTCCCAGACCAATTTTTAGCAAAAAACCCGGAATTTTAGGAAGCCAAATTGTCTTGTTTAATCGCAATGCAATGTGCTTTGTCAATTTTTTGTGCGTGACAGGGTTAGGTGCAACTCCGTTGTAAATTCCTTCGAGTTCGTTTTGCAGTATGTGATAGTAAATTTCTACGATATCCTCAATATGAATCCAGGATTGCCATTGCTCACCGCTACCTAATACTGCTCCCAAACCCATCTTGATAGGTTTTGCAATTTGCGGTAACGCTCCTTCGTTGGAAGCTAATACCAGCCCCGTTCTTACTTTAGAGACTTCCATTCCCAATGTTTTAAATTGATCGGCTGCAGCTTCCCATGCAACTACAACCTCGGCCAAAAAAGTGTCACCAACTTCTATATTTTCTTCAGTGTAAAGTTTTGTTTTTGAAGCCGGATAAATTCCTACTCCACTCGCCGAAATAAAATGCTTCACGTCATGCTTCATCGAGGTAAGTGTACTGTATAGAAGATTCGCCGATTCTACTCTGCTTTCAAGAATAACTTTTTTGTATGCGTTGGTCCAACGTTTTGAAATAGATGCTCCTGCAAGGTTAATAATTACCGAAACTCCTTCAAATGCCGCAGTGTCAATCTCCTGCTTTTGCGGATTCCAATAAAACCCCTTGTAATTGGAGGTGTGTTCCAACTTTTTCTTATGGGTAGTTAGATAGTGTACTTCTACTCCTTCTCTGAGGCATTTTTCACTCAATGCTTTTCCAATCAAACCTGTAGCCCCGGTAATTAAAATTCTCATGCTCAATTT
This genomic stretch from Ulvibacter sp. MAR_2010_11 harbors:
- a CDS encoding TIGR01777 family oxidoreductase — translated: MRILITGATGLIGKALSEKCLREGVEVHYLTTHKKKLEHTSNYKGFYWNPQKQEIDTAAFEGVSVIINLAGASISKRWTNAYKKVILESRVESANLLYSTLTSMKHDVKHFISASGVGIYPASKTKLYTEENIEVGDTFLAEVVVAWEAAADQFKTLGMEVSKVRTGLVLASNEGALPQIAKPIKMGLGAVLGSGEQWQSWIHIEDIVEIYYHILQNELEGIYNGVAPNPVTHKKLTKHIALRLNKTIWLPKIPGFLLKIGLGEMATLVLDGQLVSSHKIEENRYIFRHAKIETALEDLL
- a CDS encoding nucleotide exchange factor GrpE; this encodes MSRKDKNKEVAVEEKVQTKEQATSDIKSKKEKVDPVKQLQMELEGEKDRYLRLFAEFENYKKRTGRERIELFKTAGQDVIVALLPIMDDFDRALKEIEKAEDDNLFKGVELISNKFRETMRAKGLEVIGTQQGDIFNADLHEAITQIPAPSEDLKGKIIDVIEKGYTLGEKIIRYPKVVIGQ
- a CDS encoding YceI family protein produces the protein MKKIVLKSILTAFVFIAFVACKEKGNDAMAGAAQEVAEATAEAVNYSVNLEDSQITWKGEKPTGTHHGTVQLASGTLAVKEGNVEAGTFIINMNTITDLDLDGKSKESLEAHLKGTVAGKEGDFFNVNQYPTATFEMTGTSEKEGKTYVSGNLTIKDKTHAIEFPATISSDGTMVKLISEPFVIDRTKWDVNFGSKSVFDNLGDKFINDDVEITIRLVASK